TTCAGATTCATCTTTAATTTTAAAGAGAGTTTGATCCTGGCTCAGGACGAACGCTGGCGGCGTGCCTAATACATGCAAGTCGAACGAACCGAAGAAAGAGCTTGCTCTTTCCGACGTTAGTGGCGGACGGGTGAGTAACACGTGGGCAACCTGCCTGTAAGTTGGGGATAACTCCGGGAAACCGGGGCTAATACCGAATGATAACAAGCGTCGCATGACGCCTGTTTGAAAGATGGTTTCGGCTATCGCTTACAGATGGGCCCGCGGTGCATTAGCTAGTTGGTAGGGTAATGGCCTACCAAGGCAACGATGCATAGCCGACCTGAGAGGGTGATCGGCCACACTGGGACTGAGACACGGCCCAGACTCCTACGGGAGGCAGCAGTAGGGAATCTTCCGCAATGGACGAAAGTCTGACGGAGCAACGCCGCGTGTGTGAAGAAGGTTTTCGGATCGTAAAGCACTGTTGTTAGAGAAGAACAAGGATAAGAGTAACTGCTTGTCCCTTGACGGTATCTAACCAGAAAGCCACGGCTAACTACGTGCCAGCAGCCGCGGTAATACGTAGGTGGCAAGCGTTGTCCGGATTTATTGGGCGTAAAGCGAGCGCAGGCGGTTTCTTAAGTCTGATGTGAAAGCCCCCGGCTCAACCGGGGAGGGTCATTGGAAACTGAGAGACTTGAATGCAGGAGAGGTAAGTGGAATTCCACGTGTAGCGGTGAAATGCGTAGATATGTGGAGGAACACCAGTGGCGAAGGCGGCTTACTGGCCTGTAATTGACGCTGAGGCTCGAAAGCGTGGGGAGCAAACAGGATTAGATACCCTGGTAGTCCACGCCGTAAACGATGAGTGCTAAGTGTTAGGGGGTTTCCGCCCCTTAGTGCTGCAGCTAACGCATTAAGCACTCCGCCTGGGGAGTACGACCGCAAGGTTGAAACTCAAAGGAATTGACGGGGGCCCGCACAAGTGGTGGAGCATGTGGTTTAATTCGAAGCAACGCGAAGAACCTTACCAGGTCTTGACATCCTTTGACCATTCTGGAGACAGAACTTTCCCTTCGGGGACAAAGTGACAGGTGGTGCATGGTTGTCGTCAGCTCGTGTCGTGAGATGTTGGGTTAAGTCCCGCAACGAGCGCAACCCTTAATTTTAGTTGCCAGCATTTAGTTGGGCACTCTAAAGTGACTGCCGGTGCAAGCCGGAGGAAGGTGGGGATGACGTCAAATCATCATGCCCCTTATGACCTGGGCTACACACGTGCTACAATGGATAATACAAAGGGTTGCCAAACCGCGAGGTCGAGCTAATCCCATAAAATTATTCTCAGTTCGGATTGTAGGCTGCAACTCGCCTACATGAAGCCGGAATCACTAGTAATCGTGGATCAGCATGCCACGGTGAATACGTTCCCGGGCCTTGTACACACCGCCCGTCACACCACGAGAGTTTGTAACACCCGAAGTCGGTAGGGTAACCTTTATGGAGCCAGCCGCCGAAGGTGGGACAGATAATTGGGGTGAAGTCGTAACAAGGTAGCCGTATCGGAAGGTGCGGCTGGATCACCTCCTTTCTAAGGAAAAGGAAACCTGCTTTTGTTTTATCTTCTGTTTTGTTCAGTTTTGAGAGGTCAATTCTCTCTAAAGAAGAAAGTTGTTCTTTGAAAACTAGATAAGAAAGTTAGTAAAGTGCGGTATAAGTCTTTGACTTGTACCAACCAAGTAAGAACCGAGAATCAACTGAAAGTAACCTTTCAACTAACCGATACGGCCATCGCTGGCTCGTAGACGTTAAGGAACATACCCGTGGTGAGTTCGAAAGAACAACGACCCACATGGTTAAGTTAGAAAGGGCGCACGGTGGATGCCTTGGCACTAGGAGCCGAAGAAGGACGGGACTAACACCGATATGCTTTGGGGAGCTGTACGTAAGCGTTGATCCAGAGATTTCCGAATGGGGGAACCCACTATCTTTAGTCGGATAGTATCCTTACGTGAATACATAGCGTAAGGAAGGCAGACCCAGGGAACTGAAACATCTAAGTACCTGGAGGAAGAGAAAGAAAAATCGATTTCCTGAGTAGCGGCGAGCGAAACGGAAAGAGCCCAAACCAAGAAGCTTGCTTCTTGGGGTTGTAGGACACTCTATACGGAGTTACAAAAGAAAGTGGTAAACGAAGTGGTCTGGAAAGGCCCGCCAAAGAAGGTAACAGCCCTGTAATTGAAATCATTTTCCCTCCAGAGTGGATCCTGAGTACGGCGGAACACGTGAAATTCCGTCGGAATCCGGGAGGACCATCTCCCAAGGCTAAATACTCCCTAGTGACCGATAGTGAACCAGTACCGTGAGGGAAAGGTGAAAAGCACCCCGGAAGGGGAGTGAAACAGTTCCTGAAACCGTGTGCCTACAAGTAGTTAGAGCCCGTTAATGGGTGATAGCGTGCCTTTTGTAGAATGAACCGGCGAGTTACGATTTGTTGCAAGGTTAAGCGGAAAAAGCGGAGCCGTAGCGAAAGCGAGTCTGAATAGGGCGCATGAGTAACAGGTCGTAGACCCGAAACCAGGTGATCTACCCATGTCCAGGATGAAGGTGAGGTAATACTCACTGGAGGTCCGAACCCACGCACGTTGAAAAGTGCGGGGATGAGGTGTGGGTAGCGGAGAAATTCCAATCGAACCTGGAGATAGCTGGTTCTCTCCGAAATAGCTTTAGGGCTAGCCTCGAGGTAAAGAGTCGTGGAGGTAGAGCACTGTTTGGACTAGGGGCCCTTCTCGGGTTACCGAATTCAGATAAACTCCGAATGCCATGTACTTATACTCGGGAGTCAGACTGCGAGTGATAAGATCCGTAGTCGAAAGGGAAACAGCCCAGACCACCAGTTAAGGTCCCAAAATATATGTTAAGTGGAAAAGGATGTGGGGTTGCATAGACAACCAGGATGTTGGCTTAGAAGCAGCCACCATTGAAAGAGTGCGTAATAGCTCACTGGTCGAGTGACCCCGCGCCGAAAATGTACCGGGGCTAAACATATTACCGAAACTGTGGATGAACATCTTTGGATGTTCGTGGTAGGAGAGCGTTCTAAGGGCGGTGAAGTCAGACCGGAAGGACTGGTGGAGCGCTTAGAAGTGAGAATGCCGGTATGAGTAGCGAAAGACGGGTGAGAATCCCGTCCACCGAATATCTAAGGTTTCCTGAGGAAGGCTCGTCCGCTCAGGGTTAGTCGGGACCTAAGCTGAGGCCGATAGGCGTAGGCGATGGACAACAGGTAGATATTCCTGTACCAGTGCTGTTTGTTTGAGCAATGGGGTGACACAGAAGGATAGGGAATCGCACGGATGGAAATGTGCGTCCAAGCAGTGAGTGTGAGAAGTAGGCAAATCCGCTTCTCGCGAAGCATGAGCTGTGATGGGGAAGGAAATTAAGTACGGAAGTTCCTGATTTCACGCTGTCAAGAAAAGCCTCTAGTTAGAATAGTACTGCCCGTACCGCAAACCGACACAGGTAGATGAGGAGAGAATCCTAAGGTGAGCGAGAGAACTCTCGTTAAGGAACTCGGCAAAATGACCCCGTAACTTCGGGAGAAGGGGTGCTCTATTAGGGTGAAAGCCCGAGAGAGCCGCAGTGAATAGGCCCAGGCGACTGTTTAGCAAAAACACAGGTCTCTGCAAAACCGTAAGGTGACGTATAGGGGCTGACGCCTGCCCGGTGCTGGAAGGTTAAGAGGAGTGCTTAGCGCAAGCGAAGGTACGAATTGAAGCCCCAGTAAACGGCGGCCGTAACTATAACGGTCCTAAGGTAGCGAAATTCCTTGTCGGGTAAGTTCCGACCCGCACGAAAGGCGCAACGATCTGGGCACTGTCTCAACGAGAGACTCGGTGAAATTATAGTACCTGTGAAGATGCAGGTTACCCGCGACAGGACGGAAAGACCCCGTGGAGCTTTACTGCAACCTGATATGGAATGTTTGTACCGCTTGTACAGGATAGGTAGGAGCCGAAGAGACGTGAGCGCTAGCTTACGAGGAGGCAATGGTGGGATACTACCCTGGCTGTATGACCATTCTAACCCACCACGCTTAGCGCGTGGGGAGACAGTGTCAGGTGGGCAGTTTGACTGGGGCGGTCGCCTCCTAAAGAGTAACGGAGGCGCCCAAAGGTTCCCTCAGAATGGATGGAAATCATTCGCAGAGTGTAAAGGCACAAGGGAGCTTGACTGCGAGACTGACAAGTCGAGCAGGGACGAAAGTCGGGCTTAGTGATCCGGTGGTTCCGCATGGAAGGGCCATCGCTCAACGGATAAAAGCTACCCCGGGGATAACAGGCTTATCTCCCCCAAGAGTCCACATCGACGGGGAGGTTTGGCACCTCGATGTCGGCTCGTCGCATCCTGGGGCTGTAGTCGGTCCCAAGGGTTGGGCTGTTCGCCCATTAAAGCGGCACGCGAGCTGGGTTCAGAACGTCGTGAGACAGTTCGGTCCCTATCCGTCGCGGGCGCAGGAAATTTGAGAGGAGCTGTCCTTAGTACGAGAGGACCGGGATGGACACACCGCTGGTGTACCAGTTGTTCCGCCAGGAGCATCGCTGGGTAGCTATGTGTGGCAGGGATAAACGCTGAAAGCATCTAAGCGTGAAGCCCCCCTCAAGATGAGATTTCCCATTTCTTCGGAAAGTAAGATCCCTGAAAGAAGATCAGGTAGATAGGTTTGGAGTGGAAGTATGGCGACATATGGAGCGGACAAATACTAATCGATCGAGGACTTAACCAAACGTAATATGGAGGCTCGGACTCCGAACGGTCAAGCACAGACCGACTTTCTTATCTAGTTTTGAGAGAACAGAATTCTTTCTATCAAAACATTGTCTGGTGGTTACGGCGAAGAGGTCACACCCGTTCCCATCCCGAACACGGAAGTTAAGCTTTTCAGCGCCGATGGTAGTAGGGGGCTTCCCCCTGTGAGAGTAGGTCGTCGCCGGGCAATGTACATATTTTAAACACTAAACGAGATAATGTTTGGTGTTTTATTTTTTTAGAGCTAATTCTTTGCAATTAGGCTCTTTTTTTTAGTATAATTAAAGTCAAAAATAGTCAAAGTCAGTATAGTGAAAGGAGTGCATCCTTATGAAGAATATATCGGATATTATTGAGGCTTATTTGAAGCAGGTTTTGGAAGCTAGTGAGGCTGTTGAGATTAAGCGGAGCGAGATGGCGGATCAGTTTCAGTGTGTGCCGTCCCAGATTAATTATGTGATTAATACGCGCTTTACGATGGAACGTGGATATTTAGTTGAGAGTAAGCGTGGCGGTGGTGGCTATATTAGGATTATTAAGGTTAAGATGAATGATAAATTGCAGTTGTTGGATGCCATTATTGCGATGGTGCATGAAAAGAAGGTGTCGCAGAATTTTGCGGAGGATGTTTTGCTCAGATTGCTTGAGGAAGAGGTTGTTTCGAAACGGGAGGCGCGTTTGATGCTGGCTGCGATGGATCGGAATGTGATTGCGTTGCCTTTACCTGAGCGTGACATTATTCGAAGTCGGATGCTTGAGGCGATGCTTGAGGCGTTGAAATACGAGTAGGAGGCATTTTATGATTTGTCAGAGTTGCGGTGAAAATGAGGCGAATATTGAAATTAGGCATGAGTTTAACCACCAGACTTTCTCGGTATTTTTGTGTAAGGGGTGTGCGGAGGCGCAGAGTATGGCTTATATGGAGGAGCAGGTTGCTGAGAATAGTGTGGACTTTTTGAGTTTGTTGCAGCGGTCGCCGGAAAAAGATGTGGAGATGCTGGAGTGTGAGTATTGTGGGATGTCTTTGCAGGCGGTGATGGATTCGTCTAAATTGGGTTGTGAGCATTGTTATGATAAGTTTGCTGATAATGTGATGCAGATGGTGGAGCGGGCTCAGAATGGAAATAAGGGGCACGTTGGAAAGGTTCCGCTGGCTGAGAAGGAAGTTTTGGTGGTGGAGGAGCAGTTGCGGGTATTGCAGGACCGGATTGTGCTTTTGGTGGCTGAGGAGGCTTTTGAGGAGGCGGCGGTTGTTCGGGATCAGATTAGGGCTTTGAAAGAGGATGGAGCTGGTTTGGATGAGGAATGAGAATTTGTTTGAACCGGTGCTTAGTTCTTGGTTGATGAAGGATGGGCCAGAGAGTGATGTTGTGATTAGTTCGCGGGTGAGATTGGCTCGGAACTTTAAGGACTGGAACTTTTCTGGTGCGGGATTGGAGTTGCTGGAACGGGTTCGTGAGGTGTTTGGTGATGAGGAGTTTCCCTTGCTTGAGATGGGGGACTTGTCGTTGTTGCAACGCGGGATGTTGGTGGAACGGCACTTGATTAGTCCTGAGATGATGCGCCGGCATGAGTTTGGTGCGGTGATGATTAGTGGGGATGAAAAGGCGAGTGTGATGTTTAATGAGGAGGATCATATTCGGATTCAGTGTTTGGCGCCGGGCTTGCAGTTGGAGCAGGTGTTGGATGAGGCTTTCAAGTTGGATGATGCGTTTGAGAGGAAGATGCCTTATGCTTTTGATAAGCGGTTGGGGTATTTGACGACGTGTGTGACGAATGTTGGGACGGGGCTCAGGGCTTCTGTGATGGTGCATTTGCCGGGATTGGTTGCAACAAAACAGTTACAAAAAACGATAGAAGCGATTAGAAGGTACGGTTTTGTGGTAAGAGGAATGTATGGGGAGGGAAGTCGGCCTGCGAGTAATATTTTTCAAATCTCAAATCAGGTGACGTTAGGGAAGACGGAGCTTGAGATTGTGCAGGATTTGTCGGATGTGATGGAGCAGGTAATTATGCAGGAGCGGGTTTGCCGAACCAAATTGAAACAAAAATTCCATATTGTGATGGAGGACAGGATTTTCAGAGCATATGGGATGTTGAAACATAGTCGGATATTGGCGCAGAAAGAGGCTGCGGACGCTATTTCTGATTTGCGGCTGGGTGTGCAGATGGGATATGTTGAGCATATACCTAGTCAAAAGGTCAATGAACTGATATTATTTTCGCAACCAGCTTTTTTGCGAAAGTTTGCGCAGCGGGATATGAATGAATTGGAAGAAAAAGTGATTCGGGCTGCGGCTATCCGAGAAATTTTGGATACATACTAGCTACGAAAATTGGAGGAGGAAACTACCATGATGTTTGGGAGATTTACGCAAAGAGCGCAGAAGGTATTGGCTTTGTCACAGGAAGAGGCTATGAGATTGAAGCATAGCAATTTGGGAACGGAACATATTTTGTTGGGATTGGTTCGTGAGGGTGAGGGTATCGCTGCGAAGGCGTTATATGAGCTTGGAATTAGTTCGGATAAGGTGCAAAAGGAAGTAGAGACTTTGATCGGTGAGGGTGAGACTGCTGTTCAAACGATTCAATATACGCCGCGTGCGAAAAAAGTAATTGAGTTATCGATGGATGAGGCGCGGAAACTTGGCCATACGTATGTTGGGACGGAGCATATCTTGCTTGGCCTGATTCGTGAGGGTGAGGGAATTGCGGCTCGTGTGCTTGGAAATCTTGGTGTGAGCTTGAATAAGGCGCGTCAACAGGTATTGCAATTGCTTGGTGGCGGGGACGGTGCGGCTTCTGGTCGTTCGACGAATACGCAAGCGACGCCGACTTTGGATAGCTTGGCGCGGGACTTGACGGTGATTGCGCGGGAAGAGAATTTGGATCCCGTGATTGGGCGTTCGAAGGAGATTCAGCGTGTGATTGAGGTGCTTAGTCGCCGGACGAAGAATAATCCGGTTTTGATTGGGGAGCCTGGTGTTGGTAAAACGGCGATTGCGGAAGGTTTAGCGCAACAAATTGTGCATAATGAGGTGCCGGAAACGTTGCGTGGAAAACGTGTGATGACGCTCGATATGGGTACGGTTGTTGCTGGAACGAAATACCGCGGTGAATTTGAGGATCGCTTGAAAAAAGTGATGGATGAGATTCGTCAAGCTGGAAATGTTATTTTGTTTATTGATGAATTGCATACGTTGATTGGTGCTGGGGGCGCGGAAGGTGCGATTGATGCATCGAACATTTTGAAACCGTCGCTTGCTCGTGGTGAGTTGCAATGTATTGGTGCGACAACGCTTGATGAGTATCGCAAGTATATTGAAAAGGATGCTGCGCTTGAGAGACGTTTCCAACCGATTCGTGTGGAGGAGCCAACTGTGGATGAGTCGATTCAAATTTTGCGGGGGCTTCGGGATCGTTATGAGGCGCATCACCGGGTTGCAATTACGGATGCGGCGGTTGAGGCGGCGGTTAGATTGTCGGATCGGTATATTTCGGATCGTTTCTTGCCGGATAAAGCGATTGACGTGATTGATGAGGCGGGTTCGAAGGTACGTTTGAAGGCTTATACGACGCCTGCGAATGTGAAGGAAATGGAATCGAACTTGGCGGAATTGAAGAAAGAGAAGGATGCGGCGGTCCAGGGTCAAGAGTTTGAGAAGGCGGCTTCATTGCGAGATAAGGAACAGCGCTTAAGACGTGAGTTGACGGAGAAGAAGAAGGACTGGCATGCGAAACAGGGTCAGGATAATAGTGAAGTGACGGAAGAGATTGTTGCTGAGGTTGTGGCGAGTTGGACGGGTATTCCGGTTACGAAACTGGGTGAGACGGAGACGGATAAATTGCTGAATATGGAGTCGTTGCTTCATAAGCGTGTGATTGGGCAAGAGGAGGCTGTTAAGGCGGTTTCTCTGGCTGTGAGACGTGCGCGTGCGGGACTTAAGGATCCGAAGCGCCCGATTGGTTCGTTTATCTTCTTGGGACCTACTGGTGTTGGTAAAACGGAATTGGCGCGTGCGGTTGCCGAATCGATGTTTGGTGACGAGGAAGCGATGATCCGGATTGATATGTCGGAGTATATGGAGAAATTCTCGACGGCGCGTCTTGTTGGGGCTCCTCCAGGCTATGTTGGTTATGAAGAGGGCGGCCAGTTGACGGAGAAAATTCGCCAAAAACCTTACTCGGTTCTACTTTTAGATGAGATTGAAAAAGCGCATCCTGATGTGTTTAATATGTTGCTGCAAGTTTTAGATGACGGGCGTTTGACGGATTCTAAAGGTCGCGTTGTTGATTTCCGAAATACGGTGATTATTATGACGTCGAATATCGGTGCGCAGGAGCTGAAGGATGATAAATCGGTTGGCTTCAACGTTTCTGATATGACGAAGGATCATAAGGCGATGCAACACCGGATGCTGCAAGAGTTGAAAAAGGCGTTCCGTCCTGAGTTTATTAACCGGATTGATGAATCGATTGTGTTCCATTCGCTAAATGAGAAGGAATTGAAAGAAATCGTGACGTTGCTTACGGAACAGTTGACGAAGCGTCTTGGCGAACGTAATATCCATGTGAGTTTGACGGAGAGTGCGAAGGCTAAAATTGCGAAGGATGGTTATGATCCGGAGTATGGTGCGCGTCCGCTGAAACGGGCAATTCAGAAAAATGTGGAGGATCGTTTGTCGGAAGAGTTGTTGCGTGGAACGGTTAAGGTTGGCGATACGGTCGTTATTGGGACTAAAGCTGGCGAGTTGACGGTTACGGTTAAGGCGAAGAAGAAAGCTCCTGCAGCTAAGAAGAAAACGACGACAACAGCTACGAAGGCAAAAGCGAAGGCGAAACCTAAAGCGAAGCCTGCTAAATCGGAGTAATTGAAATTTTGAAAAGTGATGGGAATCTGAAACTGGATTGCCATCACTTTTTTTATTTTAGGGTTATTGCTTGTGTTGGAGTGGGGTTTAAGGTTTATACTGAGATTGTATGAATTTGAAGGAGGACGAGGATATGGAATATATGAAGTTTGGGAATACGGGTATGGATGTTTCGCGGATTTGTTTAGGGGCGATGGGATTTGGAGATCCGAAAAAATGGGTGCATAAGTGGGTTTTAGATGATGAGGGTAGTCGTCCAGTGATTAAGAAAGCGCTTGATTTAGGGATTAATTTTTTTGATACGGCGAATATTTATTCTTTGGGCGAGAGTGAACGGGTTCTTGGAAAGGCTTTGAAGGATTTTGCGAAGCGGGATGATATTGTGCTGGCGACGAAGGTTCATGGGGATATGCGCCCTGGGCAGCCTAATAGTGGTGGGCTTTCGCGTAAGGCGATTTTGACGGAGATTGATCATAGTTTGGAGCGGTTGGGGACGGATTATGTAGATTTGTATATTATTCATCGCTGGGATTATGATACGCCGATTGAGGAGACGATGGAAGCGCTGCATGATGTGGTGAAGTCCGGGAAGGTGCGGTATATTGGGGCGAGTGCGATGTATGCGTGGCAATTCCAGAAGGCGCAGCGTGTGGCGGAGCGTAATGGTTGGACGAAATTCGTGTCGATGCAGAATCATTATAATATGATTTATCGGGAAGAGGAGCGGGAGATGGTGCCGTTTTGCCGGGATGAGAAAATTGCGTTGACGCCGTATAGTCCGCTTGCTTCTGGTCGTTTGACGCGTGATTGGTCGGAAACGAGTCTTCGTTCGGAGACGGATCAGGTGCAACATTCGAAATATGATGGCATGATGGAGGCGGATCGTTTGATTGTGGAGCGGTTGGCGGAGGTTGCGGTGAACCATGGTGTGACGCGGGATAAGATTGCGCTTGCTTGGTTGTTGAATAAGGATCAGGTGGTGTCACCGATTATTGGGGCGCAGAAAGAGAGTCATTTGGAGAGTGCGGTTGCAGCGCTTGATGTGGAGTTGACGCTTGCTGAGATGCGTTATTTGGAAGAATTGTATGTACCGCATCCTGTAGTTGGGCTGATTCCAGACCCGAAAAGTGTTTTGTGATCTCTCCTTAATTTAATTATAGCATGAAAAAAAGTAATAATATAGACTGTTTATTCCTAAAAATTACTGCTAGAATGAAGCGTATAGTAATGGCGAGGAGAGATGTATGATGGGTGATTTGGTTCTCGGTTTTCAGGAGATAGAGGATACGCAGCTGTTTTTGGTTGGTGGAAAAGGGTTGAATCTGAGCAAGTTAGCAAAAATGGACGGGATACGTGTGCCGGAAGGTTTTTGTGTGACGACAGTGGGATATCAACGGGTTATCGAGCAGAATGATGGGTATCAAGTTTTGCTTAATCGACTGGATTTTTTAGGCGTGGAGGACCGGGATCAGGTTAGTGAGATCAGTGAGCGGATTCGGGAGTTGATTATGGGGTTAGAGATTCCTCGCGATTTAGTGCAGGCTGTGACGGATTACATT
The sequence above is drawn from the Listeria weihenstephanensis genome and encodes:
- a CDS encoding aldo/keto reductase produces the protein MEYMKFGNTGMDVSRICLGAMGFGDPKKWVHKWVLDDEGSRPVIKKALDLGINFFDTANIYSLGESERVLGKALKDFAKRDDIVLATKVHGDMRPGQPNSGGLSRKAILTEIDHSLERLGTDYVDLYIIHRWDYDTPIEETMEALHDVVKSGKVRYIGASAMYAWQFQKAQRVAERNGWTKFVSMQNHYNMIYREEEREMVPFCRDEKIALTPYSPLASGRLTRDWSETSLRSETDQVQHSKYDGMMEADRLIVERLAEVAVNHGVTRDKIALAWLLNKDQVVSPIIGAQKESHLESAVAALDVELTLAEMRYLEELYVPHPVVGLIPDPKSVL
- a CDS encoding CtsR family transcriptional regulator, which encodes MKNISDIIEAYLKQVLEASEAVEIKRSEMADQFQCVPSQINYVINTRFTMERGYLVESKRGGGGYIRIIKVKMNDKLQLLDAIIAMVHEKKVSQNFAEDVLLRLLEEEVVSKREARLMLAAMDRNVIALPLPERDIIRSRMLEAMLEALKYE
- a CDS encoding protein arginine kinase codes for the protein MRNENLFEPVLSSWLMKDGPESDVVISSRVRLARNFKDWNFSGAGLELLERVREVFGDEEFPLLEMGDLSLLQRGMLVERHLISPEMMRRHEFGAVMISGDEKASVMFNEEDHIRIQCLAPGLQLEQVLDEAFKLDDAFERKMPYAFDKRLGYLTTCVTNVGTGLRASVMVHLPGLVATKQLQKTIEAIRRYGFVVRGMYGEGSRPASNIFQISNQVTLGKTELEIVQDLSDVMEQVIMQERVCRTKLKQKFHIVMEDRIFRAYGMLKHSRILAQKEAADAISDLRLGVQMGYVEHIPSQKVNELILFSQPAFLRKFAQRDMNELEEKVIRAAAIREILDTY
- a CDS encoding UvrB/UvrC motif-containing protein; its protein translation is MICQSCGENEANIEIRHEFNHQTFSVFLCKGCAEAQSMAYMEEQVAENSVDFLSLLQRSPEKDVEMLECEYCGMSLQAVMDSSKLGCEHCYDKFADNVMQMVERAQNGNKGHVGKVPLAEKEVLVVEEQLRVLQDRIVLLVAEEAFEEAAVVRDQIRALKEDGAGLDEE
- a CDS encoding ATP-dependent Clp protease ATP-binding subunit; amino-acid sequence: MMFGRFTQRAQKVLALSQEEAMRLKHSNLGTEHILLGLVREGEGIAAKALYELGISSDKVQKEVETLIGEGETAVQTIQYTPRAKKVIELSMDEARKLGHTYVGTEHILLGLIREGEGIAARVLGNLGVSLNKARQQVLQLLGGGDGAASGRSTNTQATPTLDSLARDLTVIAREENLDPVIGRSKEIQRVIEVLSRRTKNNPVLIGEPGVGKTAIAEGLAQQIVHNEVPETLRGKRVMTLDMGTVVAGTKYRGEFEDRLKKVMDEIRQAGNVILFIDELHTLIGAGGAEGAIDASNILKPSLARGELQCIGATTLDEYRKYIEKDAALERRFQPIRVEEPTVDESIQILRGLRDRYEAHHRVAITDAAVEAAVRLSDRYISDRFLPDKAIDVIDEAGSKVRLKAYTTPANVKEMESNLAELKKEKDAAVQGQEFEKAASLRDKEQRLRRELTEKKKDWHAKQGQDNSEVTEEIVAEVVASWTGIPVTKLGETETDKLLNMESLLHKRVIGQEEAVKAVSLAVRRARAGLKDPKRPIGSFIFLGPTGVGKTELARAVAESMFGDEEAMIRIDMSEYMEKFSTARLVGAPPGYVGYEEGGQLTEKIRQKPYSVLLLDEIEKAHPDVFNMLLQVLDDGRLTDSKGRVVDFRNTVIIMTSNIGAQELKDDKSVGFNVSDMTKDHKAMQHRMLQELKKAFRPEFINRIDESIVFHSLNEKELKEIVTLLTEQLTKRLGERNIHVSLTESAKAKIAKDGYDPEYGARPLKRAIQKNVEDRLSEELLRGTVKVGDTVVIGTKAGELTVTVKAKKKAPAAKKKTTTTATKAKAKAKPKAKPAKSE